A stretch of Polyangium spumosum DNA encodes these proteins:
- the pglZ gene encoding BREX-2 system phosphatase PglZ, whose amino-acid sequence METPELLRKLVEMAGGPAAQGYVLALDGDGLESVPQRVQTSQATYEVCRPRTELELRRMVWKSSGAPFIAILPPDLARSLPADLLHRARRRRVHALDIQDVLSVVLGVPVVGTDDRAVQRLALDHLEALRAQISQRTHPTVIDRQLLDELLLDVCFGSGERLRARSPGALLAEWVEHPPDWDESVRELVRRNLPRLHATEGRILAWALASSERLRALVVRGVLLAIDGEVPEAVWGELEALQKDQQVGVPPDVLRGVLSRIAVEAIEELKDDAKKYLTEAETIGRRHLSKDARSRSTILPLGLANRCEDVAQRVARGEPVPSSEITWMREHRAAGLMRNEISLLEEMARFSRYLATPDAEEAGPELAGRIRSYQKSGAFADMSAARLRRALASTAQFHEQAEKALVAYQERRNRDNLAFAKTLARGYVEALHKTEGVVPLHRLWTDVALRRPKDEGLFLVVLDGCSYPAFVEIVEELAQLGEPLGLRAPERDSATGLLALSLLPTITSHARGAIFLGEIPKDPLAAESVWREEGERSTDPARFKQNKVLGNRTRKLFLKGDLAEGPGPLLRALQDTSIEIVAAVFNAIDDQIGSANTGAQLQVKPDQISGFIPSLQAALAHGRSILVVADHGHTPFWNKALRVGAGSTPRFCELGPKEAAPDGFVEVNVEELGGSSGRKAFAWRMGAYQGSPQVGFHGGVGLEEMVVPLAWLVRDGVRAGEPSWWFGPTHASAAEMKVRPAEPLAKATAPTRQQKKAAPAPPAAKPIQTDLYDRRPSIEALAVDADRLLGLPADVMEGLEPDERAVLTLLARHGSARMSEVARVLGKPAARVGGWMAKLHRKLHDVGAPCFSTDRLPNGEQQYTFVPPERRRNA is encoded by the coding sequence ATGGAGACGCCCGAGCTGCTGCGCAAGCTGGTGGAAATGGCCGGAGGCCCGGCGGCGCAGGGGTACGTGCTCGCGCTCGATGGAGACGGGCTCGAGAGCGTGCCGCAGCGGGTCCAGACGAGCCAGGCGACCTACGAGGTTTGTCGGCCAAGGACGGAGCTCGAGCTGCGCCGCATGGTGTGGAAGTCGAGCGGTGCCCCCTTCATCGCGATTCTCCCGCCGGACCTCGCCCGCAGTTTGCCCGCGGATCTGTTGCACCGCGCGCGTCGCAGGCGGGTGCATGCGCTCGACATCCAGGACGTGCTCTCCGTCGTGCTGGGCGTGCCGGTGGTCGGGACAGACGATAGAGCCGTACAGCGCCTCGCGCTCGACCACCTGGAGGCATTGCGGGCTCAGATCAGCCAAAGGACGCACCCCACCGTCATCGATCGCCAGCTCCTCGACGAGCTGTTGCTCGACGTATGTTTCGGTTCGGGCGAGCGCCTACGCGCGCGCAGCCCGGGCGCGCTCCTTGCCGAGTGGGTGGAGCATCCGCCGGACTGGGACGAGAGTGTCCGCGAGCTGGTGCGGCGCAACCTGCCCCGCCTGCATGCGACCGAGGGCCGCATCCTCGCGTGGGCCCTCGCGTCGTCCGAGCGCCTGCGTGCGCTCGTCGTGCGTGGCGTGCTGCTCGCGATCGATGGCGAGGTCCCTGAAGCCGTCTGGGGCGAGCTCGAGGCGCTGCAAAAGGATCAGCAGGTCGGGGTTCCTCCAGACGTCCTTCGCGGCGTTCTCTCGCGCATTGCGGTGGAGGCGATCGAGGAGCTGAAGGATGACGCCAAGAAGTACCTGACGGAGGCCGAAACCATAGGCCGGCGCCATCTGTCGAAGGACGCGCGGTCGCGTAGCACCATTCTTCCGCTCGGTCTGGCGAACCGCTGCGAGGACGTCGCGCAACGTGTTGCGCGTGGCGAGCCCGTCCCGAGCAGCGAGATCACGTGGATGCGTGAGCACCGCGCGGCCGGCTTGATGCGCAACGAGATCAGCCTGCTCGAGGAGATGGCCCGGTTCTCGCGTTACCTCGCCACGCCTGACGCCGAGGAGGCGGGACCGGAGCTCGCCGGGCGAATCCGCAGTTACCAGAAGAGCGGCGCGTTTGCCGACATGAGCGCTGCTCGGCTACGTCGCGCTCTCGCATCGACAGCCCAGTTCCATGAGCAGGCTGAGAAGGCCCTCGTGGCCTATCAGGAGCGGCGCAACAGGGACAATCTCGCGTTCGCGAAAACGCTCGCGCGAGGATACGTCGAGGCGCTCCACAAGACCGAGGGCGTCGTACCGCTACACCGCCTCTGGACAGACGTTGCCCTTCGGCGTCCCAAGGATGAGGGCCTTTTCCTCGTCGTCCTCGACGGTTGCAGCTACCCTGCTTTCGTTGAGATCGTCGAGGAGCTTGCGCAGCTGGGCGAGCCCTTGGGGCTTCGCGCGCCCGAGCGAGACAGCGCGACCGGGCTCCTCGCCCTCTCGCTCCTGCCCACGATCACGAGCCATGCCCGCGGCGCGATCTTCCTCGGGGAGATCCCCAAGGACCCTCTCGCCGCCGAATCGGTCTGGCGCGAGGAGGGCGAACGGTCGACCGATCCGGCGAGATTCAAGCAGAACAAGGTGCTCGGCAATCGCACGCGAAAGCTGTTCCTGAAAGGGGATCTGGCCGAGGGGCCGGGCCCGTTGCTTCGCGCGCTCCAGGACACGAGCATCGAAATCGTCGCGGCGGTGTTCAATGCCATCGATGATCAAATTGGCTCAGCGAACACCGGAGCGCAGCTGCAGGTCAAACCGGACCAGATCTCCGGCTTCATCCCGAGCCTGCAGGCGGCTTTGGCGCATGGCCGTTCGATTCTCGTCGTCGCGGATCACGGCCACACTCCGTTCTGGAACAAGGCTCTGCGCGTGGGGGCGGGCTCGACCCCACGCTTCTGCGAGCTCGGTCCGAAAGAGGCTGCTCCCGACGGGTTCGTCGAGGTGAACGTCGAAGAACTCGGTGGCTCGTCCGGCAGGAAAGCGTTTGCTTGGCGCATGGGCGCTTACCAGGGTTCGCCGCAGGTTGGGTTTCACGGGGGCGTGGGGCTCGAGGAGATGGTGGTGCCGCTGGCCTGGCTCGTGCGCGATGGCGTCCGCGCCGGTGAGCCGTCTTGGTGGTTCGGCCCGACGCACGCCTCGGCCGCGGAAATGAAGGTTCGGCCGGCCGAACCTCTCGCCAAAGCCACGGCGCCCACCCGCCAGCAGAAGAAAGCTGCCCCGGCGCCTCCGGCAGCCAAGCCAATCCAGACCGACCTCTACGATCGTCGACCGTCGATCGAGGCACTCGCGGTCGATGCAGATCGACTCCTGGGGCTCCCAGCCGACGTGATGGAGGGGCTCGAGCCTG
- a CDS encoding DUF6079 family protein, whose translation MTQTILDAFDLPTRDQITALGFVVRLEAEGAEATRRRLVDEYVLTPAVREELPRIFDGMRRVFQRGEELGRFIHGSFGSGKSHFMSFLGMLLEDDSVAWKKRDPLVGELDKSHRAWIRDAHFLVVRLHMLTTSHTDTGFDRAVYEACNVALRHHGKPAFEFLDVQGVLDEALREAEQYGDIFWSQLERAGIVASKDDFQTMAQGSLEEREDLARAYLSFKGRDAASAGIDPNWAEGLQRLTRHVKAQGFGGLVLLVDELLLWLSEKTGPEFKRAINQLNVLVDHTDGRRALPLFVFVARQRNIREFFPDMVQEDGLHQHLDHHAKRFELTTLQDVELRHICRERVLRRKAPDVVQPVIDALAEGHKKLLPTLLQGADVAYLRDVYPFHPALIEMLIDVSTLMQRERTALRLLYELLIVHYPTLPVGEFLPVGSAFEAIFPESGVEGSERRESFRLLKAIHELYYQRFRPAMGEMKRRAEEEKTGFDDKRRRVLDQLVKTVLLAEVSPRLRGSGGMSVERLVQLNDVDVPGEMDKARMERAYQDLVELSRRVPALQLTGKSRSAVVGVVLQGANFGEVMDRARSKMDTVSGRAGAFYRVFSDMLGPKKELVFASGENNEHALRMKWRGTMRKGSLALRNIRELSNAAFKPADGDEFRILIDYPWDAPGHTVEEDRQRARDARKREGAQFTLCWLPRHLTPSEESVLADLAAAQYIASPVGQEDLLGNLAMHDRQQVVEQASKHEANLVNRLRDILREVYKNHGEVVPLNSDVKTDVPEPELDKNLERFAHELLDKRYSQHPSFGMEPRPEDLQKLCDWMVEAAESEGQRKHFDEATAKVLRGLGIPLELVDIGQTTAGLRRDTRYLKAVSSHATEATVRWDTVNEQLVKEFGLQPAVCNFFLAFLARAYGFRALHTVTRETLEVKIDSKLRTSVTLERAPLLELAEWSRLRELGPSLFEGQAPASHRTLAEQDRYARHLRELATKKRIALEGLHGRIRTLLGEGEPPPRLRSIRDALQRLSPLASSSTDSCTVLRELLIRWPDDTADPVRVVVRSVECVQRALEGLDEKARNHLGRIVGHSALGDDVRAHFETLHELLGTEEHERSLTDKAIASWNAEAHRLIEEVLRQTPPLTNPSARRPSPMPPAPDATVGFSGGKATGPSEEWKVILAEERLQAGDGDALTAFWRRLREKLQEQGAAPLEIEIRVRVKK comes from the coding sequence ATGACCCAGACCATCCTCGACGCCTTCGACCTCCCCACCCGGGACCAAATCACCGCCCTCGGCTTCGTCGTCCGCCTCGAAGCCGAAGGCGCCGAGGCCACCCGCCGCCGCCTTGTCGACGAGTACGTCCTCACGCCTGCCGTACGCGAGGAGCTCCCCCGCATCTTCGACGGCATGCGCCGGGTTTTCCAGCGCGGCGAGGAGCTCGGCCGGTTCATCCACGGCAGCTTCGGCTCCGGCAAGAGCCATTTCATGAGCTTCCTCGGCATGTTGCTCGAGGACGACTCGGTCGCCTGGAAGAAGCGAGATCCCCTCGTCGGAGAGCTCGACAAGAGCCACCGCGCGTGGATCCGCGACGCCCACTTCCTCGTCGTCCGCCTCCACATGCTCACGACCAGCCACACGGATACCGGTTTCGACCGTGCCGTGTACGAGGCCTGCAACGTCGCCCTCCGCCACCACGGCAAACCCGCGTTCGAGTTCCTCGACGTGCAGGGCGTCCTCGACGAGGCCCTCCGCGAAGCCGAGCAATACGGCGACATCTTCTGGAGCCAGCTCGAGCGCGCCGGCATCGTCGCCTCGAAGGACGACTTCCAGACCATGGCCCAGGGCAGCCTCGAAGAGCGCGAGGACCTTGCACGCGCATACCTCTCATTCAAAGGCCGCGACGCTGCGAGCGCCGGAATCGACCCGAACTGGGCCGAGGGCCTGCAACGGCTCACGCGGCACGTGAAGGCGCAGGGCTTCGGCGGCCTCGTGCTCCTCGTCGACGAGCTCCTCCTCTGGCTCAGCGAGAAGACCGGGCCCGAGTTCAAGCGCGCCATCAACCAGCTCAACGTCCTCGTCGACCACACCGACGGTCGCCGCGCCCTGCCCCTCTTCGTGTTCGTCGCCCGGCAGCGCAACATCCGCGAATTTTTCCCGGACATGGTGCAGGAGGATGGGCTGCACCAGCACCTCGACCACCACGCCAAGCGCTTCGAGCTCACCACGCTCCAGGACGTCGAGCTGCGCCACATATGCAGGGAGCGCGTTCTTCGGCGAAAAGCGCCCGACGTCGTTCAGCCGGTCATCGATGCGCTGGCCGAGGGACACAAGAAGCTCCTGCCAACCCTGCTCCAGGGCGCCGATGTCGCTTACCTGCGCGACGTATACCCCTTCCACCCGGCGCTCATCGAGATGCTCATCGACGTCTCGACGCTGATGCAGCGCGAGCGCACGGCTCTGCGCCTGCTCTACGAGCTGCTCATCGTCCATTACCCGACGCTCCCGGTCGGTGAGTTCTTGCCCGTGGGAAGCGCCTTCGAGGCGATCTTCCCCGAGAGCGGCGTCGAGGGCAGCGAGCGGCGCGAGAGCTTCCGGCTGCTCAAGGCCATCCACGAGCTCTATTATCAGCGATTCCGGCCTGCAATGGGCGAGATGAAGCGGCGGGCCGAGGAGGAGAAGACCGGCTTCGATGACAAGCGACGTCGCGTGCTCGATCAACTCGTGAAAACCGTGCTCCTCGCCGAGGTCTCGCCGCGCCTGCGCGGCTCGGGCGGCATGAGCGTCGAGCGCCTCGTGCAGCTCAACGACGTGGACGTACCCGGCGAGATGGACAAGGCACGGATGGAGCGCGCCTACCAGGATCTCGTCGAGCTCTCGCGCCGCGTGCCCGCACTCCAGCTCACCGGCAAAAGCCGGAGCGCCGTCGTAGGCGTCGTCCTCCAAGGGGCGAACTTCGGCGAGGTGATGGACCGCGCGCGCAGCAAGATGGACACGGTCAGCGGGCGTGCAGGCGCGTTTTACCGTGTCTTCAGCGACATGCTCGGCCCCAAGAAGGAGCTCGTCTTCGCGAGCGGCGAAAACAACGAGCATGCGCTGCGCATGAAGTGGCGCGGCACCATGCGCAAGGGCTCGCTGGCGCTGCGGAACATCCGCGAGCTGTCGAATGCCGCCTTCAAGCCTGCGGATGGGGACGAGTTCCGCATCTTGATCGATTATCCTTGGGACGCCCCCGGCCACACCGTGGAGGAAGACAGGCAACGCGCGCGGGATGCACGGAAGCGCGAGGGTGCGCAATTCACGCTCTGCTGGCTCCCACGGCACCTCACGCCCTCCGAGGAGAGCGTGCTCGCGGACCTTGCGGCAGCCCAGTACATTGCGAGCCCGGTCGGGCAGGAGGATCTCCTGGGGAACCTCGCCATGCACGATCGTCAGCAGGTCGTGGAGCAGGCCTCCAAGCACGAAGCGAACCTCGTCAATCGCCTGCGGGACATCCTGCGCGAGGTCTACAAGAACCACGGTGAGGTGGTTCCCCTCAACAGTGACGTAAAAACGGATGTCCCGGAGCCCGAGCTCGACAAGAACCTCGAGCGCTTCGCGCACGAGCTTCTCGACAAGCGTTACTCGCAACATCCGAGCTTCGGCATGGAGCCTCGGCCCGAGGACCTGCAAAAGCTGTGCGACTGGATGGTCGAGGCGGCCGAGTCCGAAGGTCAACGAAAGCACTTCGACGAGGCCACGGCCAAGGTGCTGCGCGGGCTGGGTATCCCTCTCGAGCTCGTCGACATAGGACAAACCACCGCGGGATTGCGCCGCGACACGCGATACCTCAAGGCCGTATCGAGCCACGCCACCGAGGCGACCGTCCGGTGGGACACCGTCAATGAGCAGCTCGTGAAGGAGTTTGGCCTGCAGCCCGCCGTCTGCAACTTCTTCCTGGCCTTCCTCGCGCGGGCGTACGGGTTCCGCGCGCTCCACACGGTCACGCGCGAGACGCTCGAGGTGAAGATCGACTCGAAGCTCCGCACCTCGGTCACCCTCGAACGCGCTCCACTCCTCGAGCTCGCCGAGTGGAGCCGCCTCCGCGAGCTGGGTCCGTCGCTCTTCGAGGGGCAAGCCCCAGCCTCCCACCGTACACTCGCCGAGCAGGACCGTTACGCACGCCATCTCCGCGAGCTGGCGACAAAGAAGCGCATCGCGCTCGAGGGCCTCCATGGTCGGATCCGGACCCTCCTCGGCGAGGGCGAGCCACCGCCTCGTCTCCGCTCGATTCGGGACGCCCTTCAGCGGCTCTCTCCGCTTGCGAGCTCGAGCACCGACTCCTGCACCGTGCTCCGCGAGCTCCTGATCCGCTGGCCCGACGATACAGCCGATCCCGTCCGCGTCGTCGTACGCTCCGTGGAGTGCGTCCAGCGGGCACTCGAAGGGCTCGACGAGAAGGCCAGAAATCACCTGGGCCGCATCGTGGGCCACAGCGCGCTCGGGGACGACGTGCGGGCGCACTTCGAGACGCTTCACGAGCTCCTGGGCACCGAAGAGCACGAGCGCTCGCTCACGGACAAGGCCATCGCGAGCTGGAACGCCGAGGCCCACCGGCTCATCGAAGAGGTTCTGCGCCAGACGCCGCCGCTCACCAACCCATCCGCGAGGCGCCCGTCACCTATGCCACCCGCGCCCGACGCCACCGTGGGTTTCTCTGGCGGCAAGGCGACCGGCCCTTCCGAGGAGTGGAAGGTCATCCTCGCCGAGGAGCGCCTCCAGGCTGGTGATGGCGATGCATTGACCGCATTCTGGCGCCGCCTCCGCGAAAAACTGCAGGAACAGGGCGCTGCCCCCCTCGAGATCGAGATCCGTGTGCGGGTGAAGAAGTAG
- a CDS encoding CHAT domain-containing protein produces the protein MNKAPYEPQDLQVFLSRPPGTAPSMAAALPRIVVSGRTRIAPAPVGAGSTSTTDEQFPHYVAVANSEAVETIQLPFSPGDLLSFLRRLAGGELSIHDCVEFGAGLFDAVFTRSIRDHLRSLASKGKPLRLTIATSTPELLMIPWELLCDTQFGVLPQFLCQRSDIRTCRSLRLFNRADFAHKSLSDDAALRILLVTASPSELPPLEDEKEESMLRFVVDEAPVVHGVELQVLHNATVNELRRKLTSFRPHIVHVSCHGAFNPREGLGALALCSELDRTKMDVVNSFRLASLIDEPKSVRLVFLSTCHGAAQDPIETFSGLAECLHSNGVDAVAALQFELLDTTGHAVALNFYRHLLRERLTVEESVTRVRQYLFLNNHMLKECFGLVLFQSNCSLSWSKDGHRPRSVSGESRPLDDTEYVKAFEDWGKRKMQEKLSSILDTLLSPYVELESMAPGDVALMLNVFGSAEVGSKVIRTVREARIPVTPFLKIAKLASEMCHATHERQQLKTSLVLFARDDPAEYDNHPVIKRSESLPPGFFFGEMKKFVGEAIKVNGTDRAFVAIARPTATDIESEHIGSLKDMDVHSAAVFILGDPKWAGVFSATSKRGCAFIIPERSRIKLVVAGEQVGEYRQGNWSFSNFAELRRVLSDLAIGTSIDERVLLDVMQKAMVASDLSKGHIFVIRQKDGAEPRLNPGYKNIAESDTHELKDKPVASVSPYEYLGLVEGDGAVILSHDGRTLAIGAKLAPSPDTQVLALSAGTRHLSAQKITKESATVAIVVSDDGPVTIFHEGEVRFRKT, from the coding sequence ATGAACAAGGCCCCCTACGAGCCCCAAGACTTGCAGGTGTTCCTGAGCCGACCGCCGGGTACAGCGCCCAGCATGGCGGCGGCTCTGCCGAGGATTGTCGTCAGTGGGCGCACGCGTATTGCACCTGCGCCCGTCGGGGCCGGGTCGACTTCCACGACTGATGAGCAATTTCCGCATTACGTTGCGGTAGCAAACTCAGAAGCTGTGGAAACAATTCAGCTCCCCTTTTCGCCCGGGGATCTCCTGTCATTCTTGCGGAGACTCGCTGGCGGAGAGCTCTCGATTCACGACTGTGTCGAGTTCGGGGCCGGCCTATTCGACGCAGTGTTCACGCGTTCGATCCGTGACCACCTGCGGAGCCTGGCGTCGAAGGGCAAGCCTCTGCGTCTGACCATCGCTACGTCGACTCCGGAGCTCCTCATGATCCCGTGGGAGCTACTATGTGACACACAATTCGGCGTATTGCCCCAGTTCCTGTGCCAGCGATCCGACATCAGAACATGCAGATCACTACGACTGTTTAATCGAGCCGATTTTGCGCACAAGTCGCTTTCTGACGACGCCGCACTGCGCATACTTCTCGTCACGGCCTCACCCTCCGAATTGCCTCCTCTCGAAGACGAGAAAGAGGAGTCGATGCTGCGATTCGTCGTGGATGAGGCGCCAGTCGTTCATGGCGTCGAGCTCCAGGTGCTCCACAACGCAACAGTGAACGAGCTGCGTAGAAAGTTGACTTCATTCAGGCCTCACATCGTTCATGTCAGTTGTCACGGAGCATTCAATCCTCGTGAGGGACTCGGCGCTCTCGCGCTGTGCTCTGAACTCGACCGAACGAAGATGGACGTCGTCAACAGTTTTCGCCTGGCGTCCCTGATCGATGAACCGAAAAGCGTCCGCCTGGTGTTTTTGAGCACATGTCACGGGGCGGCTCAGGATCCAATCGAGACATTTTCGGGTCTCGCCGAATGTCTGCACTCGAATGGAGTTGATGCGGTCGCTGCCTTGCAGTTCGAGTTGCTCGACACTACCGGTCATGCGGTCGCATTGAACTTCTATCGCCACCTGCTTCGTGAGCGACTCACCGTCGAAGAGAGCGTTACCCGGGTCCGTCAGTATCTCTTCCTCAACAACCATATGCTAAAGGAGTGCTTCGGCCTGGTCTTGTTCCAGTCCAACTGCTCCCTGTCGTGGAGCAAGGATGGCCACCGCCCCAGAAGTGTAAGTGGCGAGTCCAGGCCGCTCGACGACACGGAGTACGTCAAGGCTTTCGAGGACTGGGGTAAGCGGAAGATGCAGGAGAAGCTCTCTTCCATCCTCGATACGCTTCTGTCTCCGTACGTGGAACTCGAATCAATGGCGCCCGGCGACGTTGCCCTGATGCTCAACGTTTTCGGCAGCGCTGAGGTGGGCTCCAAAGTGATTCGGACCGTACGGGAAGCCCGGATCCCGGTGACACCGTTTCTCAAGATCGCGAAGCTTGCCTCGGAAATGTGTCACGCAACGCACGAACGCCAGCAACTCAAGACGTCACTGGTGCTCTTCGCACGGGATGATCCGGCAGAGTATGACAACCATCCCGTGATAAAACGGTCGGAAAGCTTGCCTCCCGGATTTTTCTTCGGCGAGATGAAGAAATTCGTGGGAGAGGCCATAAAGGTCAACGGTACGGACAGGGCGTTCGTGGCCATCGCTCGCCCGACGGCGACTGATATCGAGAGCGAGCATATCGGCAGCTTGAAGGACATGGACGTGCACAGCGCGGCAGTGTTCATCCTCGGCGATCCGAAGTGGGCGGGAGTGTTCTCAGCAACCAGCAAGAGGGGCTGTGCCTTCATCATACCGGAGAGATCCAGGATCAAGCTCGTCGTTGCTGGTGAACAGGTTGGAGAATACAGGCAGGGAAACTGGAGCTTTTCGAACTTCGCCGAACTGCGACGAGTGCTTTCAGACCTTGCGATCGGAACGTCGATCGATGAGCGTGTGTTGCTCGATGTTATGCAGAAGGCGATGGTCGCCTCCGATCTGAGTAAGGGCCACATCTTCGTCATACGGCAAAAGGATGGCGCAGAACCGCGACTGAACCCTGGCTACAAGAATATTGCGGAAAGTGATACGCACGAGCTCAAGGATAAGCCCGTGGCGAGTGTTTCGCCTTACGAGTATCTTGGCCTGGTCGAGGGAGATGGAGCCGTCATTCTTTCGCATGATGGTCGAACCCTTGCAATAGGCGCTAAGCTGGCCCCATCCCCAGACACGCAGGTGCTCGCCCTGAGCGCTGGCACCCGCCATCTGTCTGCACAGAAGATAACGAAGGAAAGCGCGACGGTTGCCATCGTCGTATCCGACGACGGTCCTGTCACGATATTCCATGAGGGCGAAGTCCGATTCCGCAAGACATGA